From a region of the Sporosarcina ureilytica genome:
- a CDS encoding Fur family transcriptional regulator: MKSRIDRIKKQLHAASYKLTPQREATVLVLLEHEADHLSAEDVFLLVKEKSPEIGLATVYRTLELLTDLKIVDKINFGDGVSRFDLRKEGANHFHHHLICIECGKVEEIQEDLLGDVEKIVESRWEFTIKDHWLTFHGICKTCKVDEGEN; this comes from the coding sequence ATGAAAAGCCGAATCGATCGAATAAAGAAACAGCTGCACGCGGCCAGCTATAAATTGACGCCGCAACGTGAAGCGACGGTTTTGGTCCTCCTTGAGCACGAGGCGGACCATTTAAGTGCCGAAGACGTCTTTTTACTAGTGAAAGAAAAATCGCCAGAAATCGGCCTAGCAACCGTATACCGGACATTAGAGTTATTAACTGACTTAAAAATTGTGGATAAAATTAATTTCGGTGACGGTGTGTCACGCTTTGACCTTCGAAAAGAAGGTGCTAATCACTTTCATCATCATCTGATTTGTATTGAATGTGGTAAGGTGGAAGAAATTCAAGAAGATCTGCTTGGGGATGTTGAAAAAATCGTAGAAAGTCGTTGGGAATTTACGATTAAAGACCATTGGCTAACCTTTCATGGGATTTGTAAAACATGTAAAGTGGATGAAGGCGAAAATTAA
- a CDS encoding YhcN/YlaJ family sporulation lipoprotein — translation MKKLIMLMVAALVALALVGCMNKNNNNKDHSIDNNAVEDGVNNKNNTTENNVDNGVDHNGESRLDVSEDAANKVEELEEVDSATVIVTDNNAYVAVVLNNNGGTTTDNNANNNDTTTNNNNNDNATTEDELSKDLEDKIAEKVREVNQDVENVYVSLNPDFVERMKDYQTRINEGDPIEGFFDEFGQAVRNVFPDAR, via the coding sequence ATGAAGAAATTAATAATGTTGATGGTGGCTGCACTCGTCGCATTGGCACTCGTTGGTTGTATGAATAAAAATAATAACAACAAAGATCACTCCATTGATAATAATGCGGTTGAGGATGGGGTGAATAACAAAAATAATACGACAGAGAACAATGTAGACAATGGCGTTGACCATAACGGTGAATCGCGATTGGATGTATCTGAGGATGCTGCTAATAAGGTAGAGGAATTAGAAGAGGTAGACAGTGCCACGGTTATTGTCACGGACAATAATGCTTACGTTGCTGTTGTTTTGAATAACAATGGCGGAACGACCACAGATAATAATGCTAATAACAACGATACGACCACAAATAATAACAATAACGACAATGCGACAACTGAAGATGAACTATCCAAGGATTTGGAAGATAAAATTGCGGAAAAAGTTCGGGAAGTGAATCAGGACGTTGAAAATGTCTATGTCTCTTTAAACCCTGATTTTGTTGAACGGATGAAAGATTATCAAACACGCATTAATGAAGGCGATCCAATCGAAGGTTTCTTTGATGAATTTGGACAAGCAGTTCGAAATGTCTTCCCGGATGCACGATAA
- a CDS encoding YeiH family protein, translating into MRKESSVKNKFLNYVPGVAICLAVILIGIYFADLLGLLLNALNVLPAGSSSPISGIFVAILLGILIRNTIGLSEMFMDGIKFSLKYLLRAGIILLGLRLSLVEALKLGAWGLPLIILCIACGLTVTLYFTKKMNQSKRLGTLIASGTGICGVTAIMATAPVVKAKDNEISYAVANITMFGLVSMLFYPYLAHFFFADHPIKAGLFLGTAIHDTAQVTGAALIYNQMYGMEKVIDVATVTKLTRNLFIIAVIPFISYLFLRNVEQVEGEETKQVPKWYTLIPLFVIGFLLLALIRTVGDMTIARGDQAFGVLNVATWERFYTAFSSFGSTYLLGAAMAGVGLSTNLKMFKGLGLKPFMIGLVAAFSVSIMSLILISLFGGLVTI; encoded by the coding sequence TTGAGAAAAGAAAGTAGTGTAAAGAATAAATTTCTTAATTATGTACCAGGCGTAGCGATTTGCCTTGCAGTCATATTAATTGGCATTTATTTTGCGGACTTATTAGGTTTGTTATTGAACGCTTTGAATGTGTTGCCTGCGGGTAGTTCTAGTCCGATATCAGGTATTTTCGTAGCCATTTTACTCGGTATTTTAATACGAAACACAATTGGGCTATCCGAAATGTTTATGGATGGGATTAAGTTTTCCCTTAAATACTTATTGCGAGCGGGTATCATTTTACTTGGGCTACGCCTGAGTCTTGTTGAAGCTTTAAAGCTTGGTGCTTGGGGATTACCGTTAATTATCCTTTGTATTGCTTGCGGTTTAACGGTTACTTTATATTTCACAAAAAAGATGAACCAGTCCAAGCGGCTAGGAACGTTAATTGCTTCCGGAACGGGAATTTGTGGAGTGACAGCAATAATGGCAACGGCACCTGTCGTTAAAGCGAAAGATAATGAAATCTCCTACGCGGTAGCAAACATTACAATGTTCGGGTTAGTCAGTATGTTATTTTACCCGTATTTGGCTCATTTCTTTTTTGCTGATCATCCTATCAAAGCAGGCTTATTTTTAGGAACTGCGATTCACGACACAGCACAAGTAACGGGTGCGGCACTGATTTACAATCAGATGTATGGAATGGAAAAGGTGATTGATGTTGCGACTGTCACCAAATTAACAAGAAATTTATTTATCATTGCAGTCATTCCGTTTATTTCCTATCTTTTTTTGAGAAATGTTGAACAAGTAGAGGGAGAGGAAACAAAACAAGTACCTAAATGGTATACGCTTATTCCACTATTTGTCATTGGTTTCTTACTTCTAGCATTGATTCGAACCGTTGGAGATATGACGATAGCCCGTGGCGACCAAGCATTTGGCGTATTAAATGTCGCGACATGGGAGCGTTTTTACACAGCATTCAGTTCATTCGGTTCAACTTATTTACTCGGGGCCGCAATGGCAGGTGTTGGTTTATCGACAAATTTAAAAATGTTTAAAGGCCTTGGATTAAAGCCATTTATGATTGGACTAGTTGCAGCATTTTCCGTCAGTATCATGAGTTTAATTTTAATTTCATTATTCGGTGGTTTAGTAACGATTTAA
- a CDS encoding thioredoxin family protein: MDVGLNEWFNKGLTPEQYMETLDKHKEAFNHIYESFSVENDETFLQQLNEKNVRAVVLAEPWCGHCMLNIPVLLRLSEKANMPIKFLLRDENLELMDQYLTNGKSRTIPIMIFINENGDEIAKWGPIADKTKQYVDELRKDLPPKESEEYDEKFKELIAITGKEFKENADLWNGAYISMKETLSKI, translated from the coding sequence ATGGATGTGGGTTTAAATGAGTGGTTCAATAAAGGTTTGACGCCTGAACAGTATATGGAAACGCTAGATAAACATAAAGAAGCGTTCAACCATATTTACGAAAGTTTCAGTGTTGAAAATGATGAAACTTTTCTTCAACAATTAAATGAAAAAAACGTGCGTGCTGTCGTATTAGCCGAACCTTGGTGCGGTCATTGTATGTTAAACATTCCAGTTTTACTTCGACTTTCGGAAAAAGCAAACATGCCCATTAAATTTTTGTTACGTGATGAAAACTTAGAACTTATGGATCAATATTTAACAAACGGAAAATCAAGGACCATCCCGATTATGATTTTCATCAATGAAAATGGCGATGAAATCGCGAAATGGGGACCAATTGCTGATAAAACAAAACAATATGTTGATGAGCTTAGAAAAGATTTACCGCCAAAAGAGTCCGAAGAATATGATGAAAAATTCAAAGAATTGATTGCGATCACAGGAAAAGAGTTTAAAGAAAACGCCGACTTATGGAATGGCGCGTATATAAGTATGAAAGAAACCTTATCAAAAATTTAA
- the spoIIAB gene encoding anti-sigma F factor translates to MNNEMMLSFVAIEENEALARMAMTCFITPLDPTIEEISEFKTIVSEAVTNAILHGYDCDGKSIVTIHATIEDDKVTMTVRDEGAGIADIEQAMEPMYTTRPHMERSGMGFTIMESFSDSLSVESNVGSGTVVKFEKRFSPVTETSRMR, encoded by the coding sequence ATGAACAATGAGATGATGTTATCTTTTGTTGCAATCGAAGAAAACGAGGCACTTGCGAGGATGGCAATGACTTGTTTTATCACCCCGCTCGATCCGACAATCGAAGAAATCTCTGAATTTAAAACGATTGTCTCAGAAGCGGTGACGAATGCGATACTTCATGGATATGACTGCGATGGAAAGAGCATCGTTACCATCCATGCAACGATTGAGGATGATAAAGTGACAATGACAGTTCGTGATGAAGGCGCGGGAATTGCTGACATTGAACAAGCAATGGAGCCGATGTACACAACTCGTCCTCATATGGAGCGTTCAGGAATGGGTTTTACAATAATGGAAAGCTTTTCAGATAGTTTATCAGTTGAATCAAATGTTGGCTCAGGTACAGTCGTGAAATTTGAAAAACGATTTTCTCCGGTAACGGAAACGAGCAGAATGAGGTGA
- the deoB gene encoding phosphopentomutase gives MKNETFKRVHLIVLDSVGIGEAPDAHLYGDEGADTLGHIAREMKGLHMPNMAKLGLSNIRPIEGVPVADEPLAMYGKMQEASVGKDTMTGHWEIMGLNIDKPFKVYPNGFSEELIAELEQRTGRKVIGNKPASGTAIIDELGEEHMKTGALIVYTSADPVLQIAAHEDIIPIDEQYRICEIAREITLAPEYLVGRIIARPFVGTPGNFTRTANRHDYALKPFERTVMNELQDADYDVIAIGKISDIFNEEGITESVRTVSNMDGVDKLIDVMKKDFHGLSFVNLVDFDALFGHRRDPIGYGKALEEFDARLDEIMSVLREDDLLIITADHGNDPTHAGTDHTREFVPLLAYSPSFESGGEMPVNETFSDIGATIADNFNVKLPQFGESFLPLLKERVK, from the coding sequence ATGAAAAACGAAACATTTAAAAGGGTCCACCTAATCGTATTGGACTCTGTTGGAATTGGAGAAGCGCCGGATGCTCATTTATATGGAGATGAAGGGGCAGATACGCTTGGTCATATTGCAAGAGAAATGAAAGGTTTACATATGCCGAATATGGCGAAGCTCGGACTTTCGAATATTCGACCTATCGAAGGCGTACCAGTCGCGGATGAACCGCTGGCGATGTATGGAAAAATGCAAGAAGCTTCCGTTGGGAAAGATACAATGACTGGCCACTGGGAAATTATGGGGCTCAACATTGACAAACCTTTTAAAGTCTATCCGAATGGATTTTCTGAGGAATTAATTGCTGAATTAGAACAGCGAACTGGCAGAAAAGTGATTGGGAATAAACCAGCAAGTGGTACAGCGATTATCGATGAATTAGGCGAGGAGCATATGAAGACAGGCGCACTCATCGTCTATACTTCCGCGGATCCAGTGCTACAAATCGCGGCTCATGAAGATATCATTCCAATTGACGAGCAATACAGAATTTGCGAAATTGCCCGGGAAATTACGTTGGCACCCGAATATCTAGTCGGACGAATTATTGCAAGACCATTTGTCGGAACACCTGGAAACTTTACAAGAACAGCGAACCGTCATGATTATGCGTTAAAGCCATTCGAACGTACAGTTATGAATGAATTACAAGATGCGGATTATGATGTGATTGCGATAGGAAAAATTTCCGATATTTTCAATGAAGAGGGGATTACTGAATCTGTTCGAACGGTTAGCAATATGGATGGGGTCGATAAATTAATTGATGTGATGAAGAAAGATTTCCACGGATTAAGCTTTGTAAATCTTGTTGACTTTGACGCATTATTTGGTCATCGAAGAGATCCAATTGGCTATGGAAAAGCACTTGAAGAATTCGACGCACGACTGGACGAAATTATGAGCGTACTAAGAGAAGATGATTTACTCATTATTACTGCCGATCATGGTAATGATCCAACCCATGCTGGAACGGACCATACACGGGAGTTTGTACCGTTACTAGCGTATTCGCCGTCCTTTGAATCAGGAGGAGAAATGCCAGTGAATGAAACTTTTTCAGATATCGGTGCAACGATTGCAGATAATTTTAACGTGAAGTTACCGCAATTTGGTGAAAGCTTTTTACCATTATTAAAAGAACGGGTGAAATAA
- a CDS encoding pyrimidine-nucleoside phosphorylase, with protein sequence MVRMVDVIEKKRNGEVLTKAEIELFVNGYTDGTIPDYQASAFLMAVYFKGMNAEEQAHLTLAMVESGEQIDLSAIEGVKVDKHSTGGVGDTTTLILVPLVAACGVPVAKMSGRGLGHTGGTLDKLEAMKGFHIELTKEQFVKQVNDLKLAVIGQSGNLTPADQKIYALRDVTATVDSIPLIASSIMSKKIAAGADAIVLDVKSGEGAFMKTLEDSKALAQAMVAIGNEVGRNTMAIISDMSQPLGNAIGNALEVTEAIETLQGKGPEDLTELCLTLGSQMVVLGGQAESLEEARKMLKEVIQNGKALQLFGDLIEAQGGDRTVIEDPSRLPRAQYQIPVVASRSGYVTKMEADDIGIAAMLLGAGRATKEDKIDLAVGIVLNKKVGDYVEKGETLAILHANSEDVTQSTELLLQHIHIEDAKITPPPLIGEIITK encoded by the coding sequence ATGGTACGTATGGTGGATGTTATAGAAAAAAAGCGTAACGGAGAAGTATTGACGAAAGCTGAAATTGAACTTTTTGTAAATGGCTATACAGATGGAACGATTCCTGATTATCAAGCAAGTGCTTTTCTGATGGCGGTTTATTTCAAAGGCATGAATGCAGAAGAACAAGCACATTTGACATTAGCAATGGTAGAGTCTGGGGAACAAATCGATTTATCGGCAATCGAAGGTGTGAAGGTTGATAAACATTCAACAGGCGGCGTAGGAGATACGACAACGTTAATTCTCGTACCTCTCGTTGCGGCTTGCGGTGTTCCGGTTGCGAAAATGAGTGGAAGAGGCCTCGGTCATACTGGAGGCACGCTCGATAAACTTGAGGCAATGAAAGGTTTTCATATTGAATTAACGAAAGAGCAATTTGTAAAACAAGTAAATGACTTGAAACTTGCGGTAATTGGACAAAGCGGAAACTTAACACCTGCTGACCAGAAGATTTATGCATTACGTGATGTCACAGCGACAGTTGACAGCATTCCGCTCATTGCAAGTTCAATTATGAGTAAAAAAATCGCAGCTGGTGCGGATGCCATTGTACTTGATGTAAAATCAGGTGAAGGTGCATTTATGAAAACCCTTGAAGATTCAAAAGCGCTAGCACAAGCGATGGTTGCAATCGGGAATGAAGTGGGCCGTAATACGATGGCGATTATTTCTGACATGAGTCAGCCACTAGGAAATGCAATTGGCAATGCGCTAGAAGTTACGGAAGCCATTGAGACACTACAAGGAAAAGGCCCTGAAGATTTAACGGAGTTATGTCTCACACTAGGCAGCCAAATGGTTGTACTAGGCGGGCAGGCCGAGTCACTTGAAGAAGCAAGAAAGATGTTAAAAGAAGTTATTCAAAACGGCAAGGCGCTCCAGTTATTCGGTGATTTAATTGAAGCGCAAGGCGGAGATAGAACCGTAATTGAAGACCCTTCACGCCTGCCAAGGGCACAATATCAAATTCCAGTCGTTGCCAGTCGATCTGGTTATGTAACAAAAATGGAAGCAGATGATATCGGCATAGCGGCGATGTTACTCGGGGCTGGTAGGGCCACAAAAGAAGATAAGATTGACCTAGCCGTGGGCATCGTATTAAATAAAAAAGTCGGTGACTACGTGGAAAAGGGCGAGACGCTTGCAATCTTACATGCGAACTCTGAGGACGTTACCCAATCAACAGAGTTGCTTTTGCAACATATTCATATTGAGGATGCAAAGATTACACCTCCTCCATTAATTGGAGAAATCATAACAAAATAA
- a CDS encoding anti-sigma factor antagonist (This anti-anti-sigma factor, or anti-sigma factor antagonist, belongs to a family that includes characterized members SpoIIAA, RsbV, RsfA, and RsfB.) → MANIEITENGILVVTLYGELDNHEANGIRTNISSAIFAGQVKAVIWDLEKLGFMDSAGIGLILGRMRDLAPFGGETLILNPSVTMEKIFSFSGLEKNIRHCTVDQAIGEIGGVLHEQ, encoded by the coding sequence GTGGCAAATATTGAAATTACAGAGAACGGAATATTAGTAGTGACATTGTATGGGGAACTAGATAACCATGAGGCAAACGGGATTAGAACAAATATATCTTCCGCTATTTTCGCAGGTCAAGTGAAGGCTGTGATATGGGATTTAGAGAAGCTTGGATTTATGGATAGTGCGGGAATTGGGTTAATCCTTGGTAGGATGCGCGATCTTGCACCTTTTGGTGGAGAGACGCTTATTTTAAATCCTTCTGTCACAATGGAAAAGATTTTTAGTTTTTCAGGTCTTGAAAAGAATATTAGACATTGTACGGTCGATCAGGCGATCGGGGAAATAGGAGGGGTTTTACATGAACAATGA
- a CDS encoding NUDIX hydrolase: MKNYEEKTIATNSIYNGKIISLQVDDVELPDGNHSKRELVKHPGAVAIIPITDEGKIIVVKQYRKALERTIVEIPAGRIEPNEDPKLTAIRELEEETGFGTNDITYLQSFATSPGFADEIIHLYVAKELYAIENPAEGDEDEFIERLEVSVEEAEKMVASGEIYDAKTAFAILYVKHQLNM, encoded by the coding sequence ATGAAAAATTATGAGGAAAAAACCATTGCAACAAATTCCATTTATAACGGTAAGATCATCTCTCTGCAAGTCGATGACGTTGAATTACCAGACGGCAATCATTCAAAACGAGAATTGGTAAAACATCCAGGCGCAGTCGCAATAATTCCAATTACGGACGAGGGGAAAATCATTGTCGTAAAGCAGTATAGAAAAGCATTAGAACGAACGATTGTTGAAATTCCAGCCGGTCGAATTGAACCAAATGAAGATCCGAAGTTAACTGCAATTCGTGAACTCGAAGAAGAAACAGGATTCGGGACGAATGACATTACATATTTACAATCCTTCGCAACTTCTCCAGGTTTTGCGGATGAGATTATTCATCTTTACGTGGCCAAGGAACTGTATGCAATTGAAAATCCTGCTGAAGGTGATGAAGACGAATTCATTGAACGATTAGAAGTAAGCGTCGAGGAAGCAGAAAAGATGGTCGCTTCCGGTGAAATATATGATGCCAAGACGGCTTTTGCAATTCTTTATGTAAAACATCAATTAAATATGTAA
- a CDS encoding branched-chain amino acid aminotransferase: MTVQTIEVKLSESKREKPLAEELQFGRVFTDHMFIADYCEEKGWTDHRVVPYEPLTLDPAAIIFHYGQTVFEGLKAYLSKEGKIRLFRPEQNMRRMNQSCERLCMPQIDEEFALEALKQLLIVDKDWIPKAEGTSLYIRPFMIATEPYLGVAPSTKYRFMIILSPVGSYYKEGIHPVKILVENEYVRAVSGGTGTAKTAGNYAAGLKAQEIAAQKGYSQVLWLDGVEKKYIEEVGSMNVFFKINGEVITPELNGSILEGITRKSIIQLLKHWNIPVIERKISMEELKEAHANGALEEAFGTGTAAVISPIGEFNWQDEKFVVNEGKTGELSKQLYDTLTGIQTGTVEDPFNWGVEVD, translated from the coding sequence ATGACAGTACAAACAATCGAAGTCAAACTGAGTGAGTCAAAAAGAGAAAAGCCGTTAGCAGAGGAATTGCAATTTGGTAGAGTATTCACGGACCATATGTTTATTGCGGATTATTGTGAGGAAAAAGGATGGACAGACCATCGAGTAGTTCCTTATGAACCCCTAACACTTGATCCAGCAGCAATTATTTTTCATTATGGGCAAACGGTATTTGAAGGATTGAAAGCCTATTTATCTAAAGAAGGGAAAATCCGTTTATTCCGTCCGGAGCAAAATATGCGCCGTATGAATCAATCGTGTGAACGTCTATGCATGCCGCAAATTGACGAAGAGTTTGCACTTGAAGCATTGAAGCAATTACTCATTGTAGATAAAGACTGGATTCCTAAAGCAGAGGGGACCTCACTCTACATTAGACCTTTCATGATTGCAACTGAGCCTTATTTAGGGGTTGCGCCTTCAACCAAATATCGTTTTATGATTATTTTGTCGCCAGTTGGTTCTTATTACAAAGAAGGAATTCATCCAGTGAAAATTTTAGTCGAAAACGAATACGTTCGAGCTGTTTCTGGAGGAACTGGAACAGCAAAGACAGCAGGTAACTATGCGGCGGGATTAAAAGCACAAGAAATAGCAGCACAAAAAGGTTATTCACAAGTTCTTTGGTTAGATGGTGTGGAGAAAAAGTACATAGAAGAAGTAGGAAGTATGAACGTTTTCTTCAAAATTAATGGGGAAGTCATTACACCTGAACTGAATGGCAGTATATTGGAAGGGATCACAAGAAAATCCATTATCCAATTACTAAAGCATTGGAATATCCCAGTGATTGAGCGCAAAATTTCAATGGAAGAACTGAAAGAAGCGCATGCAAATGGGGCGTTAGAAGAAGCGTTTGGAACGGGAACAGCGGCAGTTATTTCCCCAATTGGCGAATTTAATTGGCAGGATGAAAAGTTTGTTGTGAATGAAGGGAAAACAGGCGAACTGTCTAAACAATTATATGATACATTAACGGGCATACAAACAGGGACGGTTGAGGATCCATTTAATTGGGGCGTAGAAGTCGATTGA
- a CDS encoding aldo/keto reductase, producing the protein MKKRELGTSGLFVSELGFGAMSLPNNLSEANEIFDAALHAGINFFDTADLYDGGKNEEFIASLLKGRRNDIVLATKVGNKLNADGKSWSWNPTKKHITEAVKQSLRRLGTDYIDLYQLHGGTIEDHVDETIDAFESLKKEGLILQYGISSIRPTVIKRFLEKSSAISVMMQYSVLDRRPEEWFSMIEGLGASIITRGTIAKGFLTLDGTSKEKALKGFASYNKKELIETLEDLHKNFDDLHAVAIVFVLNEQSVSSALVGAKSKQQLLDSIIAYKKGSSIGTLEILRNMTTQHQYKEHRLE; encoded by the coding sequence ATGAAGAAAAGAGAACTAGGTACGAGTGGCCTATTCGTATCCGAACTTGGTTTCGGTGCCATGTCATTACCTAATAATTTATCAGAAGCGAATGAGATTTTTGACGCCGCACTTCATGCCGGAATCAACTTTTTCGATACGGCTGATTTATATGATGGTGGGAAAAATGAAGAATTCATCGCCTCTTTATTAAAAGGACGAAGAAATGATATTGTACTCGCAACAAAAGTGGGAAATAAACTGAATGCAGATGGAAAAAGTTGGTCATGGAATCCGACTAAAAAACATATTACAGAAGCTGTTAAACAGAGTCTTCGAAGACTAGGAACGGACTACATTGACTTATACCAATTACATGGTGGCACGATAGAAGACCATGTTGATGAGACAATTGATGCTTTTGAAAGTTTGAAAAAGGAAGGACTCATTTTACAATATGGCATTTCATCAATACGCCCTACTGTGATTAAACGATTTCTCGAAAAAAGTTCAGCCATTTCAGTCATGATGCAGTACAGTGTACTTGATAGAAGGCCTGAAGAATGGTTTTCTATGATTGAAGGTCTCGGTGCTTCTATAATTACGAGAGGAACGATTGCGAAGGGCTTCCTAACATTGGATGGAACTTCAAAAGAAAAAGCCTTAAAAGGATTTGCCTCCTATAATAAAAAGGAATTAATTGAAACACTTGAAGACTTACACAAAAATTTTGACGATTTACACGCCGTTGCAATTGTATTTGTGCTAAATGAACAATCTGTTTCTTCCGCATTAGTTGGTGCTAAATCTAAGCAACAATTACTCGACTCCATTATCGCTTATAAAAAAGGAAGCTCAATCGGAACATTAGAGATATTACGGAATATGACAACGCAACACCAATATAAAGAACACCGACTCGAATAA
- the xerD gene encoding site-specific tyrosine recombinase XerD, with protein sequence MKEARLALEDYLHFLQVERQLAANTITSYNRDLTDYIDFLVENQITNVDAITRREIILYLQKMKETGKSTRTVSRYISSIRSFHQFLLREKVATDDPTVHLELPKIEQKLPNVLSMSEVDRLIEAPDRNKAQGKRDYALLEILYGTGMRVSELIALDVNDIHLSMGFVRVFGKGGKERIVPLGNKAIEACTVYINEARRKMVSKSSTPEDALFVNMRGGRLSRQGCWKIIKGYAVEANLKKDLTPHILRHSFATHLIENGADLRAVQEMLGHSDISTTQIYTHVSRSRLKEVYTKHHPRA encoded by the coding sequence GTGAAGGAAGCTCGCTTAGCGTTGGAAGATTATCTTCATTTTTTACAAGTAGAGCGCCAATTAGCAGCAAATACAATTACTTCTTATAATCGAGACTTAACAGATTATATTGATTTTCTAGTAGAAAATCAGATAACAAATGTCGATGCGATTACACGTAGGGAAATTATTTTATATTTGCAAAAAATGAAAGAAACAGGTAAGTCAACGCGGACTGTTTCAAGGTATATTTCTTCAATCCGTTCATTTCATCAATTTTTACTTCGCGAAAAAGTAGCGACGGATGATCCAACAGTTCATTTAGAACTACCTAAAATTGAACAAAAGTTACCGAATGTTTTATCTATGAGTGAAGTGGATAGATTAATAGAAGCACCTGACAGAAATAAAGCGCAAGGTAAAAGAGATTACGCCTTACTAGAAATTTTATACGGTACGGGCATGCGTGTCAGCGAACTTATCGCACTCGATGTAAATGATATTCACTTATCAATGGGGTTTGTGCGCGTTTTTGGAAAGGGCGGGAAGGAAAGAATTGTCCCACTTGGTAATAAAGCGATTGAAGCTTGCACAGTTTATATAAATGAGGCAAGACGTAAAATGGTTTCGAAATCATCTACGCCTGAAGATGCGTTATTTGTAAATATGCGCGGGGGGAGATTATCGAGACAAGGGTGTTGGAAAATTATAAAAGGGTATGCAGTAGAGGCGAATCTAAAAAAAGATTTAACACCGCATATTTTACGTCATTCATTCGCCACGCATTTAATTGAAAACGGTGCAGATTTGAGAGCGGTGCAAGAAATGCTAGGTCATTCTGATATTTCAACTACACAAATCTATACACACGTAAGTCGTTCGCGGCTTAAAGAAGTCTATACAAAACATCACCCACGAGCTTAA
- a CDS encoding SigF/SigG family RNA polymerase sporulation sigma factor — protein MDASVEKKHALLSQEKMRELIKLSQEGDKEARKTMIEGNTRLVWSIVQRFASRGADPEDLFQIGCIGLMKSIDKFDLSYDVKFSTYAVPMIVGEIQRFLRDDGMVKVSRSIRELSFKIRHATDNYVKESGQAPTLSEIADMLDVKLEDVILASDALRDPASLHEQLYENEGDSLTLMDQLRDDRSEKVFNHIPLRDVITRLNKRDQTIIYMRYYLDYTQSDIAERIGISQVQVSRLEKKILAQLKMWMGANTEESSEKVRTD, from the coding sequence ATGGACGCATCCGTTGAAAAGAAACATGCTTTATTGTCGCAGGAGAAGATGAGGGAACTAATTAAACTTTCACAAGAAGGCGATAAAGAGGCGCGGAAAACGATGATTGAAGGAAATACGCGTCTTGTATGGTCTATCGTTCAGCGGTTCGCTTCCCGCGGTGCAGATCCGGAAGATTTATTTCAAATTGGTTGTATCGGATTAATGAAGTCGATTGATAAATTTGATTTATCGTACGATGTAAAGTTTTCTACTTATGCTGTTCCGATGATTGTTGGAGAGATTCAACGATTTTTACGTGATGACGGCATGGTGAAAGTAAGTCGTTCGATTCGAGAACTGAGTTTTAAAATTCGCCATGCAACTGATAATTATGTAAAAGAAAGTGGACAAGCGCCTACGCTATCTGAAATTGCAGATATGCTAGATGTTAAATTGGAGGATGTCATATTAGCCTCGGACGCCTTGCGTGATCCTGCATCACTTCATGAGCAACTTTATGAAAATGAAGGAGATAGTTTAACGTTAATGGATCAGCTTCGTGATGATCGATCGGAAAAAGTCTTTAATCATATACCGTTAAGGGATGTCATTACTAGGCTTAATAAACGAGACCAGACAATTATTTATATGCGCTATTATTTAGATTATACACAAAGTGATATTGCTGAACGGATTGGCATATCACAAGTACAAGTTTCGCGGCTAGAGAAAAAAATACTAGCTCAGTTAAAAATGTGGATGGGGGCAAATACAGAGGAGAGTTCGGAAAAAGTGAGGACGGATTAA